A portion of the Sulfuricurvum kujiense DSM 16994 genome contains these proteins:
- a CDS encoding diguanylate cyclase: MRIVHFLALILFIEVFFGTVVYGRDDVKDILTPQERFWLTQNQSRLVYAVETNYSPFVFIGANGEPTGLAYDYMLLVASKLGVHFKEKRFSSLDDIFSNVRNHEIQIVNAVTATPKRSEFLSFTNFFISVPNVIIVNKNRNGAMGEKDLTGLRVSLVKSYAVTEYLMRKGIVVTPNLAANDMEALLDVSFGRADAAVIDLATASYLISSNGITNLRVAGETDFNIQLAMAVSKDEPILRTILQKGINAITDKEREEIHEHWINTSGESIFNDWRFWAVIGGVFVISLVIIIWNRILHNQINLRIKAEQELQVLNIELRRQANELVSISERLNKAQELAFLGNWIWDIKSNSLWCSDEMYRIFGLTPQDFKATYEAFLERVHPDDRSIVEEKVKYTLTYKTEYKLTHRIIKMDGAERYVLAVGYVEYEDNKPNKMVGMIQDITAERVAQNELEKSEQKYKDLVEYAMVGIYRSNLSGTILYVNQTMAKMLGYSTPDELIGEKSMLVYKYPEQRGIFIQKLSQELVVTNYELELVDRYSNTLPIMISASLDGEVLSGMIIDMSEIKKSENEINKLSKVIEQIDDTVAITDKQGIITYVNQAFCKHTGFTENEVLGESFRILKSDRYDNNFYKKLWITISNGDIFRDTVINRKKNGDLYYEDKTITPLKDEKDNIIGYVSTGKDVTLETLMNQEIQRIATIDQLTGIYNRHKFEELFILETERSRRFLQPLSLILIDIDHFKVVNDTYGHDVGDEVLKTLADVIGENIRKIDIFARWGGEEFLVLSPNTDLKNVQKLAEKLRSAVENAFFPTVHHVTISLGISTFREEDTFTTLFKRIDQGLYYAKEHGRNQIGVIN; encoded by the coding sequence ATGAGAATTGTCCATTTTTTGGCTTTGATTTTATTTATAGAAGTTTTCTTTGGGACGGTAGTCTACGGTAGGGACGATGTTAAAGATATTTTGACACCGCAAGAGCGTTTTTGGCTGACACAGAACCAATCACGTCTTGTCTATGCGGTTGAAACCAATTATTCCCCTTTTGTGTTTATTGGCGCCAATGGTGAACCTACAGGCCTTGCTTATGACTATATGCTTTTGGTTGCATCAAAACTAGGGGTGCATTTCAAGGAAAAACGGTTTTCGTCGCTAGACGACATTTTCAGTAATGTACGCAATCATGAAATACAGATTGTTAATGCCGTTACAGCAACTCCAAAACGTTCCGAATTTCTTTCTTTTACTAACTTTTTTATTTCCGTTCCCAATGTTATTATTGTCAATAAAAACAGAAACGGAGCAATGGGTGAAAAAGATTTGACAGGGCTAAGGGTCTCTTTAGTAAAAAGCTACGCGGTTACCGAATATCTTATGAGAAAAGGCATTGTTGTCACCCCGAACTTAGCTGCAAACGATATGGAAGCGCTTCTGGATGTCTCGTTTGGAAGAGCCGATGCAGCTGTCATAGATTTGGCTACCGCATCGTATCTGATCTCCAGCAATGGGATAACCAATCTCCGTGTAGCGGGCGAAACGGATTTCAATATTCAGCTGGCAATGGCAGTTTCGAAAGATGAGCCTATCTTGCGTACAATTCTTCAAAAAGGAATTAACGCAATCACCGATAAAGAACGCGAAGAGATTCATGAGCACTGGATTAATACATCGGGAGAGAGTATTTTCAACGATTGGCGGTTTTGGGCAGTTATCGGCGGGGTATTTGTGATTTCTCTAGTAATAATCATTTGGAACCGGATACTTCACAATCAGATCAATCTTCGTATAAAAGCTGAACAAGAACTTCAAGTTTTAAATATTGAATTAAGAAGACAAGCGAATGAACTGGTTTCCATTTCAGAACGCTTAAATAAAGCTCAAGAACTTGCTTTTTTGGGGAACTGGATATGGGATATAAAAAGTAACTCACTCTGGTGTTCAGATGAAATGTACCGGATTTTCGGACTTACACCACAGGATTTTAAAGCTACGTATGAAGCTTTTTTAGAGAGAGTTCATCCTGATGATCGGAGTATTGTAGAAGAGAAAGTAAAATATACGCTGACGTATAAAACTGAGTATAAATTGACACATCGAATCATCAAAATGGATGGGGCTGAGCGTTATGTCCTTGCAGTGGGGTATGTCGAATATGAGGATAATAAGCCTAATAAAATGGTTGGGATGATACAGGATATAACGGCTGAAAGAGTAGCACAAAATGAGCTTGAAAAATCGGAACAAAAATATAAAGATTTAGTGGAATATGCTATGGTCGGCATATACCGCAGTAATCTTTCCGGAACAATACTGTATGTCAATCAAACCATGGCAAAAATGCTGGGCTATAGCACTCCCGATGAATTGATTGGTGAAAAAAGCATGTTAGTGTATAAATATCCGGAACAAAGGGGAATATTTATTCAAAAACTATCTCAAGAGCTGGTGGTTACTAATTATGAGTTAGAGCTGGTAGATAGGTATTCAAATACACTGCCAATTATGATTAGTGCATCGTTGGACGGGGAAGTTCTTTCCGGGATGATTATTGATATGAGTGAAATCAAAAAATCCGAGAATGAGATTAATAAACTCTCCAAAGTTATCGAACAAATTGACGATACGGTTGCCATTACTGACAAACAGGGGATCATTACCTATGTCAATCAGGCATTTTGTAAGCATACAGGGTTTACGGAAAATGAAGTGCTTGGAGAAAGTTTTAGGATATTAAAATCAGATCGGTACGATAACAATTTTTATAAAAAATTATGGATAACGATCTCGAACGGAGATATTTTTCGAGACACTGTTATCAATCGTAAGAAAAATGGCGACCTCTATTATGAAGATAAAACAATTACACCGCTCAAAGATGAAAAAGACAATATTATTGGGTATGTTTCGACCGGGAAAGATGTTACTCTTGAAACTTTGATGAATCAAGAGATACAGCGCATTGCTACGATTGATCAACTTACGGGTATTTATAACCGTCATAAATTTGAAGAGCTGTTTATTCTTGAAACCGAGCGTTCACGTAGATTTTTACAACCTCTTTCGTTGATACTCATTGATATTGACCATTTCAAAGTGGTTAACGATACCTACGGTCATGATGTCGGAGACGAAGTACTTAAAACACTGGCTGATGTCATAGGAGAAAATATTCGCAAAATTGATATTTTTGCTCGCTGGGGTGGGGAAGAGTTTCTTGTATTGAGCCCGAATACCGATCTGAAAAATGTTCAAAAACTAGCAGAGAAGCTGCGTTCAGCGGTTGAAAATGCCTTTTTTCCAACAGTACATCATGTAACTATCAGCCTTGGAATAAGTACATTTAGAGAAGAGGATACATTTACAACCCTTTTTAAGCGTATTGATCAAGGACTATATTATGCAAAAGAACATGGAAGGAATCAGATTGGTGTTATAAATTGA
- a CDS encoding helix-turn-helix transcriptional regulator, translating into MKEHDKTAFRLSSILIKLNEGDHPSIDELAKEYNVHKRTIQRDINERLSYLPIQKDNGRISLDPAYLGKLSTDEIRNFAALSGVKSLFPTLDNTFLRRIFDDAVRSAYLVKGHHYENLSGKDEIFKRIEEAIIHHKKLTFWYKSTQRTVEPYRLINQKGIWYLAAVEDKLKSFSIAKIFEPLITGEVFVPDASISELIEKSETQWIGIETKEAVFQIDSEASPYFRRRNLIPDQTIEKELEDGGLIVSGRFTDETQALNIVGYWLPHIKILSPIDLHDTFRMQLKKYIEQEY; encoded by the coding sequence ATGAAAGAACACGATAAAACAGCATTTCGATTGTCATCCATCCTCATAAAACTCAATGAGGGTGATCATCCGTCAATCGATGAGCTAGCGAAGGAGTACAATGTTCACAAACGTACTATTCAGCGTGACATCAATGAACGTTTATCTTATCTACCAATTCAAAAAGATAATGGAAGGATATCTCTTGACCCTGCCTATCTCGGTAAGTTATCAACCGATGAAATCAGAAACTTCGCTGCACTTTCTGGGGTAAAATCGCTTTTCCCTACCTTAGACAATACGTTTTTACGTCGAATATTTGATGATGCCGTTCGAAGTGCCTACCTAGTCAAGGGGCATCATTACGAAAACCTTAGTGGAAAAGATGAAATCTTCAAACGGATTGAAGAGGCAATCATACATCATAAAAAACTGACCTTTTGGTACAAATCGACACAACGCACAGTAGAACCTTACCGCCTCATTAACCAAAAAGGTATTTGGTATCTCGCAGCTGTCGAAGATAAACTCAAAAGCTTTTCAATTGCAAAAATATTTGAGCCTCTTATTACAGGAGAAGTGTTTGTCCCTGATGCCAGTATCTCCGAATTGATAGAAAAAAGCGAGACGCAATGGATTGGCATCGAAACTAAAGAGGCCGTATTTCAAATAGACAGCGAAGCCTCCCCCTATTTTCGTCGACGCAATCTAATTCCCGATCAAACAATTGAAAAAGAACTTGAAGATGGTGGACTTATTGTTTCCGGACGTTTTACAGATGAAACACAAGCACTTAATATAGTAGGATATTGGCTCCCACATATCAAGATACTATCTCCAATCGATTTACATGATACTTTCCGTATGCAATTGAAAAAATACATTGAACAGGAGTACTGA
- a CDS encoding DNA cytosine methyltransferase, with protein MKSELTSIELCAGAGGQALGLHLAGFKHRLLIEIENYACNTLRMNNKLHALGWEEIIEGDLLEFAKSDLSNYSNIDLVAGGVPCPPFSKAGKQLGQDDERDLFPTALKIIKKTSPKAIMLENVPGLLESKFDDYRKKIDDELRSMGYLTTWQLINAKDFGVPQLRPRVILVGLRKNIFPYFSWPDSYLEAPTVGEALYDLIASDGWVHAEQWREKANRIAPTLVGGSKKHGGPDLGPTRAKKQWQELHINGHRLGDNPPDKFFAGVKEGFDNMPLLTVRMAARIQGFPDWWEFYGRKTPAYRQVGNALPPPVAKAVGEQIKNAIISASANSE; from the coding sequence TTGAAAAGTGAATTGACTTCCATTGAATTGTGTGCTGGTGCAGGTGGTCAGGCATTAGGATTACATTTGGCTGGTTTTAAACATAGACTGCTTATTGAAATCGAAAATTATGCGTGTAATACATTGAGAATGAATAATAAACTGCATGCTTTGGGATGGGAAGAAATTATAGAAGGTGATCTTTTAGAGTTTGCCAAATCTGATTTAAGTAATTATAGTAATATAGATCTTGTTGCTGGAGGGGTACCTTGCCCTCCTTTTTCAAAAGCGGGTAAACAATTGGGTCAGGATGATGAGAGAGACCTTTTCCCAACGGCTCTTAAGATTATAAAAAAAACTAGCCCTAAAGCTATAATGCTTGAAAATGTCCCTGGTTTGTTAGAATCCAAATTTGATGATTATCGAAAAAAGATTGATGATGAATTACGAAGTATGGGTTACTTGACTACTTGGCAGCTAATTAACGCGAAAGATTTCGGTGTTCCACAATTACGTCCCCGCGTTATCTTGGTCGGGCTTCGAAAAAATATTTTTCCTTATTTTTCTTGGCCTGATTCATACCTAGAGGCACCTACTGTTGGTGAAGCTTTATATGATTTAATTGCGTCAGATGGTTGGGTGCATGCTGAACAATGGAGAGAGAAAGCAAATAGAATTGCCCCAACTCTTGTGGGAGGGTCTAAAAAACATGGTGGACCCGATTTGGGTCCAACTCGTGCCAAAAAACAGTGGCAAGAGTTACATATTAATGGGCATCGGCTAGGAGACAATCCACCAGATAAATTTTTTGCAGGAGTTAAAGAAGGCTTTGACAATATGCCTTTGCTAACTGTTCGGATGGCTGCAAGAATACAAGGCTTTCCTGATTGGTGGGAATTTTATGGTAGAAAAACACCTGCTTATAGACAAGTTGGGAATGCACTCCCTCCACCTGTTGCAAAAGCTGTAGGTGAACAAATTAAAAATGCAATTATAAGTGCTTCTGCTAATTCTGAATAA
- a CDS encoding HNH endonuclease, with protein MTFQDYLQSLPIKKSLSDVKHQILERLWQSDDSPFPKEWVASKELLQLTGQKYFDRRAREIKDKLGCDLETSYVEDLKDHAWRLNSKKLTIPINREYLTKTQKKALFEKHNFICAICGTPMKPGVRGLQADHKTPLSRGGTNELNNWQSICNVCNVGKRRACEKCVLDCNECSWAFPEIVGIATIVNIDHQLLDLLKRKSAEDGKQINHLIEEAIKAAYLK; from the coding sequence ATGACTTTTCAAGACTATCTGCAATCCCTTCCAATAAAAAAATCTTTAAGTGACGTCAAACATCAAATATTGGAACGTTTATGGCAATCAGATGATTCACCATTCCCAAAAGAATGGGTTGCCTCAAAAGAGCTACTACAGCTTACTGGACAAAAATATTTTGACCGTCGCGCCCGAGAAATAAAAGACAAATTGGGATGTGATCTTGAAACGTCTTACGTAGAAGACTTAAAGGATCATGCATGGAGACTAAATTCCAAAAAATTGACAATTCCTATAAATCGCGAATACTTAACAAAAACACAAAAAAAAGCATTGTTTGAAAAACACAACTTCATATGTGCCATTTGCGGCACTCCCATGAAACCAGGTGTTCGTGGATTGCAAGCAGATCATAAAACTCCACTCTCTCGCGGAGGGACAAATGAATTAAATAATTGGCAATCAATTTGTAATGTATGTAATGTCGGAAAACGACGAGCATGTGAAAAATGTGTATTAGACTGCAATGAATGTTCATGGGCTTTCCCTGAAATTGTCGGCATTGCAACTATTGTTAATATTGACCATCAATTATTAGATTTATTAAAACGCAAAAGTGCTGAAGATGGAAAACAAATTAATCATCTGATTGAAGAGGCAATTAAAGCAGCGTACTTAAAATAA
- a CDS encoding MarR family winged helix-turn-helix transcriptional regulator, translated as MSFESDKSILFLIAKARNILKKEFEKELKPYDISYAHRVILIRLSEKDSVTQKELAKDTYFEQSNLTLMLDKLEQKGLVKRLPKENDRRAYLISITPEGQELIAPLVEMGETIMEKALAGISSEQKKEFSKFLEQIHLNLQKK; from the coding sequence ATGAGTTTTGAATCCGATAAGTCTATTCTATTTTTGATCGCAAAAGCACGAAACATCCTCAAAAAAGAGTTTGAAAAAGAACTCAAACCTTACGATATCTCCTATGCCCACCGCGTTATTCTTATCCGTCTCAGCGAAAAAGATTCGGTAACCCAAAAAGAGCTGGCAAAAGACACCTATTTTGAGCAGTCCAATCTAACATTGATGCTCGATAAATTGGAACAAAAAGGGCTTGTAAAACGTTTGCCGAAAGAAAACGACCGACGGGCTTATCTCATATCGATTACCCCTGAGGGACAAGAGCTAATCGCACCGTTGGTCGAAATGGGCGAAACCATCATGGAAAAAGCACTTGCCGGCATCTCTTCCGAACAGAAAAAAGAGTTTTCTAAATTTTTAGAACAAATCCATCTTAATTTACAAAAGAAATAA
- a CDS encoding DNA primase family protein — MSKNLLKFITKIIDSIEPLAKTDDLDRFDIIKHIHKYFVIAIMSGRLYFWTGNHFQALSDVHQEQSFFLKKIIEKLTGGKIPVSMKFISSVYIELLNEYFIPEETEGYLALINVQNGLLGISKDDIELYEADPSLGYRYVLSYEYIPEAKAPIFEKFLAETVQDENSIKVIYEYMGYILLGKHLSLEAALLLLGDGRNGKSVLIKTLMKFVGEDNTSNVELQELSNPNRTVTMDGKLLNVGSDSSDKNFDSSQFKRAISNEPITGRRLYHDAYVIKDLPKFVFAMNNLPLSQGDTSFGLLRRLKIIKFDKIIAEHEIDRYLDKKIEKELSGILNLAIEGLRRLIKQGGFTESDAINKAVKSYEDEINMVKRFIEDVSIAHSEKGYMSNQQLYETFVEWCKDEGIKVPSKSFLLKKLRSSGFAPYKNNAVKGFRVTVTKMTLSPKDESRYAGKRLRSKRVFNRS, encoded by the coding sequence ATGTCAAAAAATCTCTTAAAATTTATTACAAAAATAATCGATTCCATTGAACCATTGGCTAAGACAGATGATTTAGACCGCTTTGATATAATCAAACACATACACAAATATTTCGTCATTGCTATTATGTCAGGTAGATTGTACTTTTGGACTGGTAATCATTTTCAAGCACTCAGCGATGTGCATCAGGAACAATCGTTCTTCTTGAAAAAAATAATAGAAAAATTGACTGGTGGAAAGATTCCTGTTTCAATGAAATTTATTTCATCAGTTTATATTGAACTACTAAACGAGTATTTTATTCCCGAAGAAACCGAGGGCTATCTTGCTCTGATAAATGTTCAAAATGGGCTACTAGGCATCTCAAAAGATGATATAGAGCTTTATGAAGCTGATCCCTCTTTGGGATACAGATATGTTCTTTCATATGAGTATATTCCCGAAGCTAAAGCACCAATATTTGAAAAGTTTTTAGCGGAAACGGTTCAAGATGAAAATAGTATCAAAGTGATCTATGAATACATGGGCTATATTCTGCTTGGAAAGCATTTGTCTTTAGAGGCGGCTCTTTTATTGCTTGGAGATGGAAGAAACGGTAAAAGTGTGCTTATTAAGACGTTAATGAAGTTTGTTGGCGAAGACAACACGAGTAATGTTGAGCTGCAAGAGCTGAGCAATCCCAATCGAACTGTAACTATGGATGGGAAACTGCTTAATGTGGGTTCTGATAGTTCAGACAAAAATTTCGATAGTTCACAATTCAAAAGGGCTATTAGCAATGAGCCAATTACAGGACGACGTCTGTATCATGATGCATACGTTATCAAAGATCTACCCAAGTTCGTTTTTGCAATGAATAACCTACCACTTAGTCAAGGAGATACGTCATTTGGACTATTAAGAAGGCTGAAAATCATAAAGTTTGACAAAATTATAGCTGAACACGAGATAGACAGATATCTGGATAAAAAGATTGAAAAAGAGCTTTCTGGTATTTTGAATCTAGCTATTGAGGGGTTAAGACGTTTAATAAAGCAGGGTGGATTTACTGAATCAGATGCAATCAATAAGGCGGTAAAAAGCTACGAAGATGAGATTAACATGGTTAAGCGATTTATCGAAGATGTATCTATAGCGCACTCTGAAAAAGGATATATGAGCAATCAGCAGCTATATGAGACCTTTGTGGAGTGGTGTAAAGATGAAGGGATTAAGGTTCCAAGTAAAAGTTTTTTACTGAAAAAATTGAGAAGTAGCGGTTTTGCACCATATAAAAATAATGCAGTTAAAGGGTTTCGGGTTACTGTCACAAAGATGACACTTTCTCCAAAAGACGAAAGCAGGTATGCAGGGAAACGCTTAAGGTCAAAGCGAGTTTTTAACCGCTCATAG
- a CDS encoding M50 family metallopeptidase produces MQIIINSREYECWHEAGHAVVCLLHGGKVELMEIIQDKDHVGRARARCETTNSTRPKIACGGFAAEYYLYETGAIDVTEKEFVQSALVNAFPDKKQFFGADYEQSNGCWPTEMDIRFRDYAIYQIAPLLKNNHGLLKELANTLFEKEIIYEDEIQTIKENYIK; encoded by the coding sequence ATGCAGATCATTATAAATAGTAGAGAATATGAATGTTGGCATGAGGCTGGACATGCAGTAGTTTGTTTGCTTCATGGTGGCAAAGTGGAATTAATGGAAATCATCCAAGATAAAGATCACGTTGGAAGAGCTAGAGCACGCTGTGAAACAACAAATAGTACTCGACCAAAAATCGCTTGTGGCGGTTTTGCAGCAGAATATTATTTATACGAAACTGGTGCAATTGATGTAACTGAAAAAGAATTTGTGCAATCTGCTTTAGTAAATGCTTTTCCTGATAAAAAACAGTTCTTTGGAGCTGACTACGAACAATCAAATGGCTGTTGGCCTACTGAGATGGATATTCGTTTTAGAGATTATGCAATTTATCAGATTGCACCGCTGCTGAAGAATAACCATGGGTTGCTCAAAGAGCTCGCTAATACCTTGTTTGAAAAAGAAATCATCTATGAAGATGAAATACAAACAATTAAAGAAAATTATATCAAGTGA
- a CDS encoding DUF4116 domain-containing protein: MDRDSVLLAIQNGDMDLYYRHEKFRNDREIVLAAVSKYGGALLGASNQLQNDREIVLAAVARQGEILCDISNEFCNDREIVLTALVQDGSALKWASSELQNDKEFLMLAMEQNKDVVYHIPDELKCDPEIIQYQHELEIYPSIYEREHVFEELELEKIDATIKNDFLVKVLAVLKNHHDTSIGRIYIDKQKIIIDTNNTAERLINNFKALYPTLVTDLSKQYNYSFIDIEELIEINTL, from the coding sequence ATGGATCGTGACTCAGTCCTTCTTGCAATACAAAATGGTGATATGGATCTTTATTACCGTCATGAAAAATTTAGAAATGATCGTGAAATTGTTTTAGCTGCCGTCTCCAAGTATGGAGGGGCACTATTGGGTGCCTCAAATCAACTTCAAAATGACAGAGAAATTGTTTTAGCCGCAGTTGCACGACAGGGAGAAATCCTGTGCGATATTTCCAATGAGTTCTGTAATGATAGGGAGATTGTGCTCACTGCGCTTGTACAAGATGGAAGTGCATTAAAATGGGCTTCAAGTGAATTACAAAATGATAAAGAATTTTTAATGTTAGCTATGGAGCAGAATAAAGATGTCGTTTATCATATACCCGATGAATTAAAATGTGACCCTGAAATTATTCAGTATCAACATGAACTTGAAATTTACCCTAGCATATATGAAAGAGAACATGTTTTCGAGGAATTGGAGTTGGAAAAGATAGATGCAACAATAAAAAATGACTTTCTAGTAAAAGTTTTAGCAGTATTAAAAAATCATCATGATACGTCAATCGGCCGTATCTACATAGATAAGCAAAAAATCATAATTGATACAAATAATACAGCCGAGCGCCTAATCAATAATTTTAAAGCTTTATACCCTACCTTAGTGACTGATCTTTCTAAACAGTATAACTATTCATTCATAGATATTGAGGAATTGATAGAAATCAATACCCTCTGA
- a CDS encoding CDGSH iron-sulfur domain-containing protein, whose translation MDTHFQNDPFKASLDANKEYWYCTCGQSDTFPFCDGNHEGTGKLPIKFSEEVETDKWLCRCGRSGRKPYCDGSHQQGG comes from the coding sequence ATGGACACCCATTTTCAAAATGATCCCTTTAAAGCTTCGCTCGATGCCAATAAAGAGTATTGGTACTGTACCTGCGGACAATCGGATACCTTTCCGTTTTGCGACGGAAACCATGAAGGAACCGGCAAATTGCCGATAAAATTTTCTGAAGAGGTCGAGACGGATAAGTGGCTCTGCCGATGCGGCCGATCAGGTCGCAAACCCTACTGTGACGGTTCTCACCAACAAGGGGGATAA
- a CDS encoding tyrosine-type recombinase/integrase, producing MKGVARMENLDVIKSVRVFVENGIIKLDFRVHKGVKLPKGRTDNRFRCSTGRDGSKMSLKYVEQKKYELARKHYDSLFDNYENKVELLFIDIAYIALEETAVYRRKQDGSKDYLNILEKDVLPKFGNMALKEIKVSDIKAWQVEMGKGKISQSRFNKKYYVVKRVLDYAIENGYIGSNPISLVKRSSKLFIKAKSNNSKYFTAEEVEKILSDRFEGANDKEKLSHAFLVAFLHVAFLTGARTGEIMALKWEDIDFSTKTITIRRSIRKGIISVTKTDTERVVPMVHRLIDALLKWKDNTHREYVFPVPNKGTPYSEPRSIVDSKFKPMLERLGIPYKILYCTRATFASIAVEKGISIPIVSTCLGHGNIATTQRYYIRMGNIDTENTRIELEKMAM from the coding sequence ATGAAAGGAGTCGCCCGTATGGAGAATTTAGATGTAATTAAATCTGTCAGAGTTTTTGTCGAAAACGGCATTATAAAGTTGGATTTTCGCGTACACAAAGGGGTAAAGTTACCCAAAGGTAGAACAGATAATCGGTTCCGTTGTTCGACAGGTAGAGATGGCAGTAAGATGTCATTGAAGTACGTAGAGCAGAAGAAGTATGAATTGGCGCGTAAACACTATGATTCACTATTTGATAACTATGAAAACAAGGTAGAACTGCTGTTTATAGATATCGCCTACATAGCATTAGAAGAAACAGCAGTATATCGACGAAAGCAAGACGGAAGCAAAGATTATTTGAATATTTTAGAGAAGGACGTTTTACCAAAATTTGGAAACATGGCTCTAAAAGAGATCAAAGTCAGCGATATCAAAGCATGGCAAGTGGAAATGGGCAAAGGGAAAATTTCCCAGAGCCGTTTCAACAAGAAGTATTACGTAGTGAAAAGAGTTCTGGATTATGCCATTGAAAATGGCTACATCGGTTCAAATCCTATTTCATTGGTAAAGCGATCTTCTAAGCTTTTCATCAAGGCTAAGTCCAATAATTCAAAGTATTTTACCGCTGAGGAAGTGGAAAAAATATTGAGTGATCGATTTGAGGGTGCAAATGATAAAGAGAAATTGTCTCATGCATTTTTAGTGGCGTTCTTACACGTTGCTTTTCTAACAGGGGCACGGACGGGTGAAATAATGGCCCTAAAGTGGGAGGATATTGATTTTTCAACTAAGACAATCACTATCAGGAGAAGTATTCGAAAGGGAATTATATCTGTCACGAAAACTGATACTGAAAGGGTTGTTCCTATGGTGCATCGACTGATCGATGCTCTTTTAAAATGGAAAGACAATACTCACAGGGAATACGTATTCCCTGTTCCGAATAAAGGGACGCCATATAGCGAGCCTCGAAGCATTGTGGACTCGAAATTTAAGCCGATGCTGGAGCGGCTCGGGATACCGTATAAGATTCTTTACTGTACCCGCGCTACATTTGCTTCAATTGCAGTTGAAAAGGGTATTAGTATACCTATTGTTTCTACTTGCTTGGGGCACGGTAATATTGCAACAACGCAACGTTACTACATTCGGATGGGAAATATAGATACCGAAAATACACGTATTGAATTGGAAAAAATGGCAATGTAG